A segment of the Catenuloplanes nepalensis genome:
GTCGTCGCGCGGGCGGTGCTTCGGCGGGGCGAACAACGGGCGGAGCGCCCGATCCAGCTGGTCGGCCTCGACCGCGAACGACAGGTGACGCTGCCGGTTCTCCCCGAACCCGCACCAGCCGAGCACCGCCGCCAACACCAGCAACCCGTAGGGGACCGGATTGTCGAAGCCGGTGACGAAGGCGAGCAGCGGGAGCATCGGCAGCCCGACCATAGCGGCCGCGCCGTAGTACATGGACACCCAGAACAGCACGATCCAGGACTCGACGATGCGGCCGGTCACGACCGTGCCCTGGCCGCGCGGGCCGATCCGCGCGGCCAGGTACGGCGAAGGGTGGGTCGACGGGAAAGCCGGCATCCGGGCGCGGACCCGGCCGGAGTCGGAGACCCGGAACGACAGCCCCCTGCTCTCCCGCAGCCGGGCGGAGCGCTCCCGCACGGTGGCGATCATCTCGGTGGGCGTCGCGCCGCCCACCGGGATCTCGACGGTCCGCCGCATTCGCCTGAAGCCCACCCTGGTCGCCTCCTCGATCGTCCGGCCACCCTATACACGGTCGCCACCGGCCGCGCCGCCGTCGAACCGCACGGCGGTGCGCCGCCGTGTCTGCGCCGCCGTGCCGCCGTGCCGCCGTGCCGCCGTGCCGCCGTGCCGCCGTTCGGGCCCGGACGCGACGGTGCGCCGGACGTCACTCCGGCGTCGCCGGCCGCGGTCCCGATGAGCGCGGACGGCTCGGGCGAAGCGGCGACGACCTCGCCGGGTTCGGCGCCGGCCACCTCGATCGTGATCGTCCGCCGATGCCGTCTGAACCCGTGCGCCCCACCCTCCCGTGTGTCCGGCCACCCCTACGTCATGATCATGAGTGCGCACGCCGGCCGCCGGGCCGGGGGAGTGCGGGCGGGGTGGCGGGCGGGTTTGCCGTACCGTTGATGGCTTTCGGGGTGTTCGGGGGTTGAAAGCGCCCTGATCAGCGAGAATGGCGGGATGACGGGGCAGCGGGGGATGCGGCGGGTGGCGGTGCTCGGCATCGCGGTCGCGATGGCCGCGGGATGCGGCGGCGGGCCGGAGACACCGGTCGCGCAGCCGGGTGCCGCGACCGGCACACCGGCGCTGCCGAGTGTCACGCCACGGTTCACCGGCGCGCCGACGCCGGCCGCGCCGCCGGCCGGTTCCGCCGGTCCGTCCACTCCGGCTTCGACGTCGATGCCGGGCGGCACCGCCGCGCCGTCCGGGATTCCTGCGCCGTCCGGCACTCTCGCGTCGTCCGCGATTCCTGCGCCTACCGGAACTATCGCGCCGTCCGGGATTCCCGCGCCCGGTCAGACGGTGGTGCCGGCGCCCGGGGTGACGCCGAGCGGCATTCCCACCGCGGGCAAGGACGGGGTGCTGAAGCGGGGCGAGAGCGGGCCGGAGGTCGTGGCGCTGCAGCGACGGCTGGACGCGCTCGGCTACTGGAACGGGCCGGCCGACGGACGGTTCGGCGCGCTCACGCTGCAGGCGGTCTACGCGGTCCAGAAGGCGGCCGGGATCGAGCGCACCGGCCGGGCCGACGACGAGACCCTGGCCGCGCTGGCCGGCGGCGTGCGACCGGCCGCGCGGAGCCGCAAGGGGCACAGGGTCGAGATCGACCTGGACAGGCAACTGTTGATGATGGTCGACGACGGCGCGGTCACCCGGATCCTCAACACCTCGACCGGGTCCAACGAGCACTACCACTACCAGGGGCGGCGCTACCTCGCGGACACACCGGCGGGGAAGTTCCGGGTCGGACGGCAGATCGACGACTGGCGGTACGGGCCGCTCGGCCCGCTCTACCGGCCGAAGTACTTCAACGGCGGGGTCGCGGTGCACGGCGCGACCAGCATCCCGCCATACCCGGCGTCGCACGGTTGCGCGCGCCTGTCGATCGCCGCGATGGACTGGGTGTGGAAGAGTGGCGAGATGCCGGTCGGCACGCCGATCTGGGTCTACTGAGGACGGAACCCGGCCATCAGCTCGGCCGCCCACGGCGGTGCCGGGACCGCACCCGGCCCGGCCAGCTGCATCGCGCTGAGCACGGTGCACAGCATGCCCTTGGCCATGAACGCGTGCAGGTCCTCCGCTGATCCGCCGGTCAGCTCGCGCACGGTGTCGTAGATCCGGCCGAACCCGGCCCGCACCGCGTCACCGATCTCGGGATCC
Coding sequences within it:
- a CDS encoding L,D-transpeptidase family protein, with protein sequence MTGQRGMRRVAVLGIAVAMAAGCGGGPETPVAQPGAATGTPALPSVTPRFTGAPTPAAPPAGSAGPSTPASTSMPGGTAAPSGIPAPSGTLASSAIPAPTGTIAPSGIPAPGQTVVPAPGVTPSGIPTAGKDGVLKRGESGPEVVALQRRLDALGYWNGPADGRFGALTLQAVYAVQKAAGIERTGRADDETLAALAGGVRPAARSRKGHRVEIDLDRQLLMMVDDGAVTRILNTSTGSNEHYHYQGRRYLADTPAGKFRVGRQIDDWRYGPLGPLYRPKYFNGGVAVHGATSIPPYPASHGCARLSIAAMDWVWKSGEMPVGTPIWVY